One Hordeum vulgare subsp. vulgare chromosome 4H, MorexV3_pseudomolecules_assembly, whole genome shotgun sequence DNA window includes the following coding sequences:
- the LOC123446980 gene encoding expansin-A15-like has product METRSKPWSFMLLAVVVATGSLLVPAEAAGWSKGSATFYGGSDASGTMGGACGYGNLYWTGYGTGTAALSQALFGDGASCGQCYQVTCDHESESRWCVPGKAVTVTATNLCPPNYALAGGDGGWCNPPRAHFDMAQPAWLHIGIYKGGVVPVLYQRVACVKRGGVRFTMGGFEHFQLVLISNVAGTGDIKAVWVKGTGTERMPMSRNWGAHWQSLAALAGQALTFGVTDTGGQTVVFPNVVPAWWSFGQAFTSSLQFSY; this is encoded by the exons ATGGAGACGCGGAGTAaaccatggagctttatgctgctCGCCGTTGTCGTCGCCACGGGGTCGCTCTTGGTGCCGGCGGAGGCGGCGGGCTGGTCGAAAGGCTCGGCCACGTTCTACGGCGGCAGCGACGCCTCCGGCACCATGG GAGGCGCCTGCGGGTACGGCAACCTGTACTGGACGGGGTACGGAACGGGGACGGCGGCGCTGAGCCAGGCGCTGTTCGGCGACGGCGCGTCGTGCGGGCAGTGCTACCAGGTGACCTGCGACCACGAGTCCGAGTCGCGGTGGTGCGTGCCCGGGAAGGCGGTGACCGTCACGGCCACCAACCTGTGCCCGCCCAACTACGCCCtcgccggcggcgacggcggctggTGCAACCCGCCGCGCGCGCACTTCGACATGGCCCAGCCCGCCTGGCTCCACATCGGCATCTACAAGGGCGGCGTCGTGCCGGTGCTCTACCAAAG GGTGGCCTGCGTGAAGCGGGGAGGGGTGCGGTTCACCATGGGAGGGTTCGAGCACTTCCAGCTGGTGCTCATCTCGAACGTGGCCGGGACCGGGGACATCAAGGCGGTGTGGGTGAAGGGGACGGGCACGGAGAGGATGCCGATGAGCCGGAACTGGGGCGCCCACTGGCAGTCGCTGGCTGCGCTCGCCGGCCAGGCGCTCACCTTCGGGGTCACCGACACCGGCGGCCAGACCGTCGTCTTCCCCAACGTCGTGCCGGCGTGGTGGAGCTTCGGCCAGGCCTTCACCTCCAGCCTTCAGTTCTCCTACTGA